From one Ignavibacteria bacterium genomic stretch:
- a CDS encoding AMP nucleosidase, whose translation MQTKLEIARNWLPRYTGMEIGEIGDYVLLTNFHTYINAFAHRFGVPIRGTDRPMQAATNADGLTIINYGIGSPNAALIMDLLIARMPKAVLFLGKCGGLKPSTTIGHFILPIAAIRGDGTSNDYFPPEVPALPSFKLHKFVSNKIQARGQEYRTGVVYTTNRRVWEWDTQFRDRLRELSCLAIDMETATIFIVGHKNGIPRGALLLVSDVPVVPDGIKTESSDREVTRQWADLHLDIGIEAMTYVGTHGEEIKHLRYE comes from the coding sequence ATGCAGACAAAACTTGAAATAGCCCGCAACTGGCTTCCACGCTACACCGGAATGGAGATTGGCGAAATTGGCGACTATGTTCTCCTTACGAACTTCCACACCTATATCAACGCATTTGCTCACCGTTTTGGTGTACCAATTCGCGGCACTGACCGTCCGATGCAGGCAGCTACCAATGCTGATGGCTTAACAATCATCAACTACGGCATAGGATCGCCCAACGCAGCTCTCATCATGGATTTGCTTATTGCCCGAATGCCAAAAGCTGTTCTGTTTCTTGGTAAGTGTGGTGGGTTAAAGCCCAGTACGACAATCGGACACTTCATCCTGCCCATAGCTGCAATCCGGGGTGACGGTACAAGCAACGACTATTTCCCTCCTGAAGTTCCGGCACTTCCATCGTTTAAACTCCACAAGTTTGTCTCCAACAAAATTCAGGCGCGAGGTCAGGAATACCGAACAGGTGTTGTATATACAACAAACCGCCGGGTATGGGAATGGGACACACAGTTCCGCGACAGACTCAGGGAGCTGAGCTGTCTGGCAATTGATATGGAGACGGCTACCATCTTTATTGTTGGGCACAAGAACGGGATCCCGCGTGGTGCCCTGCTGTTGGTCAGTGACGTTCCGGTGGTGCCTGACGGCATTAAAACCGAGTCATCTGACAGAGAAGTCACCAGGCAATGGGCAGACTTGCATCTGGATATTGGCATTGAAGCCATGACCTATGTTGGAACACATGGCGAAGAGATAAAACACCTTCGATACGAGTGA
- a CDS encoding alkaline phosphatase family protein: protein MICSRRFTGFLSRAATRNCAAFIMALGLLQGLCMNAWADGNSVCILISFDGFRHDYISRLPNGAIKELIAHGCTADALIPVNPTKTFPNHWSIATGLYPSDHGIVDNRFYDRVLNDTFNMTRTEPVWWRGEPIWTTVERAGKTAFTYFWPGSSTPINGHLPSKWFTYEHSRDYTSRVDSIVTWASMPKPPDLIVSYFELLDDAGHRYGPNAPQVDSALAVANSLISRLVKGLEARGVINNCTIVLVSDHGMAEINPATPHDKHLSVEQFMADPTVRVIVSNPNILVYGLPGTTANTIAAGINADSQTYRATATPVSDLDTAWHIQYPGRTPDLIVTAEYGYDIDVGKRPARKSTGGNHGYSNSISDMNGIFVASGDKIKPGRVQSLSVIDVYNIICKLTNVPPARNSGNANRVSDVVH, encoded by the coding sequence ATGATATGTTCAAGACGTTTTACCGGATTCCTTAGCCGGGCAGCTACCCGCAACTGTGCAGCGTTCATCATGGCGCTTGGGTTGCTTCAGGGTCTATGCATGAATGCATGGGCTGACGGCAACAGCGTCTGCATCCTGATCTCGTTTGACGGGTTCCGACATGACTATATCAGCAGACTGCCCAACGGCGCAATTAAGGAGCTGATAGCCCACGGCTGCACGGCAGATGCCCTAATTCCGGTTAATCCAACCAAGACGTTTCCAAACCACTGGTCTATCGCTACCGGCCTCTATCCGTCAGACCACGGCATTGTTGACAACCGTTTTTATGATCGTGTGTTAAATGACACCTTCAACATGACGCGTACAGAACCTGTCTGGTGGCGTGGCGAACCAATCTGGACAACGGTAGAACGCGCCGGGAAAACAGCGTTTACGTACTTCTGGCCGGGCTCATCAACGCCGATCAACGGTCACCTGCCGTCAAAATGGTTTACATACGAACATAGTCGTGACTATACCAGCCGGGTTGACAGTATCGTTACCTGGGCAAGCATGCCCAAGCCCCCTGACCTGATTGTAAGCTACTTTGAATTACTTGATGACGCGGGGCATCGCTACGGACCCAATGCGCCGCAGGTAGACTCTGCGCTTGCCGTTGCCAACAGTTTGATCAGCAGATTAGTAAAGGGGCTGGAAGCACGCGGGGTTATAAATAACTGTACTATCGTTCTGGTGTCGGACCACGGCATGGCCGAAATCAACCCAGCTACACCACATGATAAACACTTGTCAGTGGAACAGTTTATGGCTGATCCCACAGTCCGTGTTATCGTCAGCAACCCCAATATCCTTGTGTATGGACTTCCAGGTACTACAGCGAACACCATCGCTGCCGGGATTAATGCAGATTCGCAAACGTACAGGGCAACCGCAACTCCCGTATCAGACTTGGACACTGCCTGGCATATCCAATATCCCGGTCGTACGCCGGACCTGATAGTAACGGCGGAGTATGGGTACGACATCGACGTCGGGAAACGTCCTGCTCGTAAAAGCACCGGCGGGAATCATGGATACAGTAACAGCATATCTGATATGAACGGCATCTTTGTCGCCTCCGGTGACAAAATCAAACCGGGTCGGGTTCAGTCCCTTAGTGTTATTGATGTTTACAATATAATATGCAAGCTAACGAATGTACCACCCGCGCGTAACAGCGGCAATGCAAATCGCGTATCTGACGTAGTACACTAA
- a CDS encoding UDP-N-acetylmuramoyl-L-alanyl-D-glutamate--2,6-diaminopimelate ligase — MMLLDRLDEILGQCTIRGTVHTSITGVTDVVGNVMPGMMYIAIHGTKFDGHSCIAEAIRKGASAVCVQTGSNYEPHNYWQGAWVEVPDTRLALAVLAKNVSASVRHAVDSLVWIGVTGTNGKTTVANLIVTMLRKCNMRAACIGTIGVDYVDASGKPMLRPTGYTTPHAPVLYDLAVEFVKNGITHVVMEVSSHALHQHRVAGISYAVAVFTNLTHDHLDYHGTMENYAMAKQKLFTGLPRTSWAVISTVGPDHETMVQHCRAHVELVRIGNIRADRGGSAFTVQSRSDRFFSTHHLHTTLLGDFNAVNVGLAFRAVTHLTPKTDVLEEIASNLKPPPGRLEQIQLPNGSVAVVDYAHTPDALEKALQTLRPLTNHLVVVFGCGGNRDATKRGPMGRIAEQQADVVIITSDNPRDEDPLAIIDDVRSGMASANKAHVEPDRERAIRYALRISGSESIILIAGKGHEAYQEVAGLKMPFSDRDVVRNSINPETV, encoded by the coding sequence ATGATGTTACTTGATCGGCTGGACGAGATATTGGGGCAGTGTACGATACGCGGAACGGTGCATACAAGCATCACAGGAGTCACGGACGTGGTTGGCAACGTGATGCCCGGCATGATGTACATTGCCATACACGGTACCAAATTCGACGGGCATTCGTGCATCGCAGAAGCTATTCGCAAAGGTGCGTCAGCTGTGTGCGTGCAGACCGGCAGTAACTATGAGCCGCATAACTACTGGCAGGGGGCTTGGGTAGAAGTACCCGATACCAGGCTCGCGCTTGCTGTGCTTGCAAAGAACGTATCGGCAAGCGTACGGCATGCCGTTGACAGTCTGGTCTGGATTGGCGTAACAGGGACAAACGGGAAAACCACAGTGGCCAATCTGATAGTAACAATGCTTAGAAAGTGTAATATGCGTGCTGCCTGTATTGGCACAATTGGTGTTGACTACGTTGATGCTTCAGGAAAGCCAATGCTACGTCCAACCGGTTACACCACACCCCACGCACCGGTTTTGTATGACCTTGCGGTGGAATTCGTAAAAAACGGTATTACCCATGTTGTGATGGAAGTAAGCTCACATGCACTGCATCAGCACCGGGTGGCGGGTATCAGCTACGCAGTTGCCGTATTTACGAACCTTACGCACGACCATCTGGATTATCACGGAACCATGGAGAACTATGCCATGGCAAAGCAAAAGCTGTTTACCGGCTTGCCCCGGACGTCGTGGGCAGTAATCAGCACGGTGGGGCCGGACCACGAAACCATGGTTCAGCACTGCAGGGCTCACGTTGAATTGGTTCGTATAGGTAATATCCGGGCTGACAGGGGGGGCAGCGCGTTTACGGTGCAGAGCAGGTCGGACCGCTTCTTCTCGACTCATCATTTACATACAACACTCCTGGGTGATTTTAACGCAGTAAATGTAGGCCTTGCCTTCAGAGCTGTTACGCATCTAACCCCTAAAACAGATGTCCTAGAAGAGATTGCTTCAAACCTAAAGCCCCCTCCCGGAAGACTTGAGCAGATACAACTACCTAACGGCTCTGTTGCCGTTGTGGATTATGCGCACACACCCGACGCACTTGAAAAAGCATTGCAGACGCTGCGTCCGCTTACCAACCATCTTGTTGTGGTGTTTGGTTGCGGAGGTAACCGGGATGCCACCAAGCGGGGTCCGATGGGCCGTATTGCAGAGCAGCAGGCAGATGTTGTGATCATCACAAGCGATAATCCGCGCGATGAAGACCCCCTGGCGATTATTGATGACGTGCGGTCCGGAATGGCGTCGGCCAACAAGGCTCACGTTGAGCCTGACCGTGAGCGGGCAATTCGGTATGCGTTACGTATTTCCGGAAGTGAGTCGATAATTCTGATAGCCGGAAAAGGTCACGAAGCGTACCAGGAAGTTGCAGGACTGAAGATGCCATTTTCTGATCGGGATGTTGTACGTAACAGCATAAACCCCGAAACCGTGTAG
- a CDS encoding CoA pyrophosphatase, whose product MELIQFLQARLGKELPGAAAYKIMLPDGTDVSERLAAPPPTAHHSAVLVPLVQGRDDLPNVLFTVRSETLRNHKGQISFPGGHLEWGETPEQAAIREMCEETGVSSTQLSVLGRLTQMYIPPSNSAVIPIVGVLDGSCTFVPSADEVGEIFQVPLMHFLDTSHISWFERTQNGRKVQWPMWNVHPRIPLWGATAMIVSELAYLINNEFITKQT is encoded by the coding sequence ATGGAACTCATACAATTCTTGCAGGCACGCCTTGGGAAGGAGTTGCCGGGTGCTGCGGCATACAAGATCATGCTGCCGGACGGCACCGATGTGTCGGAGCGGCTTGCAGCACCGCCACCCACGGCACACCACAGCGCTGTATTGGTGCCGCTTGTTCAAGGCCGGGACGATTTGCCCAACGTACTGTTTACCGTACGATCAGAAACTCTGCGCAACCATAAGGGGCAGATTTCATTCCCGGGCGGACACCTGGAGTGGGGCGAAACCCCCGAGCAGGCGGCAATTCGCGAGATGTGCGAAGAAACCGGCGTCAGCAGCACCCAGCTCTCGGTACTGGGCCGGCTAACCCAGATGTACATTCCACCGTCGAACAGTGCGGTCATACCAATAGTGGGCGTGTTAGACGGCTCGTGTACCTTTGTACCCAGCGCAGATGAAGTTGGTGAAATTTTCCAGGTACCGTTGATGCATTTTCTGGATACCTCACATATCTCGTGGTTTGAGCGCACCCAGAACGGCCGAAAGGTTCAGTGGCCAATGTGGAACGTTCACCCGCGGATTCCGCTCTGGGGAGCCACGGCAATGATTGTGAGCGAGCTTGCCTACCTCATTAACAATGAATTCATTACTAAACAAACTTAA